The window ATATTGCCAGGCAAGAGGAAGTCTGTTGCAGTGGCGGTGGTTATTGCAGTTGCAGTTGCAGCTGCTTCTCTTGGTATTGGAGTGACAGTTGTGATTGCTGTATCTATCTCAAGACGATTTTACAGGGTGAAGGATGAACCATTAGGAGCAACAGAAGACCTCCCACCCCCTCAGGTGGTCCAAGGAAATCTTTTAACTGCAAATGCTATCCATAGGTCAAATATTGACTTCACCAAAGCCATGGAAGCTGTAGCTAGCACATCAAACATCTTGCTCAAGACAAGGTTTTCAACCTACTACAAAGCTGTCATGCCTTCTGGAAGAAGTTATTTCATCAAGAAGATTAACTGGAGTGACAAGATATTCCAATTAGGCAGCCATGAGAAGTTCGGTCAAGAGCTAGAGATCTTGGGAAAGCTGAGCAATTCGAATGTCATGATGCCACTGGCCTATGTTCTGACTGTTGATAGTGCCTATCTCTTCTATGAATATGCCCAGAAGGGTACCCTTTTTGATATCCTTCATGGCAGCTTTGGAAGTGCTCTGGATTGGGCAAGCCGTTACAGCATTGCAGTGGGAATAGCTCAGGGTTTGGCTTTTCTCCATGGACACACCTCTGGTCCGGTTCTCCTCCTTGATCTGTCCAGCAAAAGCATTATGCTAAAGTCAGTGAAGGAACCTCAAATCGGGGACATTGAACTCTATAAGGTGATTGATCCATCCAAGAGCACTGGTAGCGTTTCTACAGTGGCTGGCTCTGTTGGCTACGTACCTCCAGGTGAAGAACTCTTTGACCCTGTTTGAGGtagtattaatatttttacaagtaattttcaaatgaatgctTCTTATCGTGAGATGCAGCATGTCTCCTCAAGTAAATTCATCATTTCATGCACCCACTAATCCAGATTCTAAACTTGTTTGCTATTATTATGCTTGCATTCCTATTCACTGACCTGTTGAGTTCAATTACAGAGTACGCATACACAATGAGGGTAACTACGGCTGGGAATGTCTACAGTTTTGGGGTCATTCTGCTGGAATTGCTGACAGGAAAGCCACCCGTCAGCGAGGGAACTGAGCTAGCAAGGTGGGTGTTGAACAACACAGCACAGCGAGACAAGTGGGATCGCATCCTTGATTTCAGCATCAGCAGAACATCACTGGCAGTTCGAAACCAGATGCTAGCAGTCTTGAAGGTTGCTCTAGGCTGTGTTAGTGTCGTGCCTGAAACAAGGCCGAAGATGAAAAGCGTCCTTCGAATGCTTCTTAATGCCAGATAAAGCCTCTCCTCATCAGCCAAGCAGCATACAAATAGGAGTTTTATACACACAAAACAAGCATCTGAGTTAGGGTCACTTTGTGCTGATATATCATATGGGTTAAGCAGAGCTCCTACAACTGAATCTCCATATGGAAGTAGTCAGTATGTTCTCCTTACgtgtataaaatatatacaGCATCTTTGTTTTTAGGTGTGCTAAAAGGCGTAGTAGCTGGTTAATGGCTCAATTTCGGCGCACCATTTCTTTCACCTCTGCATTATAGAGgtggaataaataaaagtacTTATTTCAAAGCTATAGAATATGACTCGTATTATAGAATACAATTTCAAGACACCCCCTTTTATGGTTACACATATTGTGCTCACACAGGCTACATGGGATCACACGAAAATTTTGGGCATAGGTCACATGTTATATTTTCACTGAACTAAACCAACAGACTTTGTTTTCCTGAATCAGTGTTGTAAACGGAAGACCAATTCATCTTGGTCACGGAACACCGACTTTTTTGAGAAGATGGTTATGATAACTCTAATATACTACTCCCCTATCAACCTTTTGTTTCAAGAAGGTGGAGTAGTTTTTTTATATCCCATATCGGATAAGGAAGAAAGTTTTTGGTGTTATATATGTTTAGGTTCTGCATTTGTTAACCACGAGGGTCCATTGGGTCCAAAGCAAATATAGAGGTTTTTTGGCCCCACAATCCTCTTAATTGAACCGTGAAACCGATTGTTAAAATTCTACTTCATGTAGTCatgatttgaaaaatcaagaaatttcaCTCGGAGAAACCAAGcccaaattttccatttttaatttatccatgtttttttagttatcttttttttttttttctaatttatcttttattttaaatttatatccccttttattttatattataattttatttttaattattttttatatttttctcattagtcctattttaaaattactatcacttcacttttattttattttatttttatagttattagtttaatttcatttaattttaaatgcttttattttaaaatatttaaaatataaaattattcaaaaattgctaaaatataaaacaaaattaatgaagttctaatattttataaaataaaattaatttgataagataaattattaatataatttttattatttaaataaattaatgctaaTAGCAAAAAATTGTCAtcataaatttgtaataaaattttagaaattaaatctcaaataaaaatattttatataaatcgatttaattttctattgtaataaaaacatgttttaataaaaatggttttaaaattttaaaataaatgaatataaatatattaaaagaatttaaggtaattttttcttaaaaaatttaataaacattATCTTTAATCACatttatatcaattacacttataaaataactttaatatacaACAGAATCCACATTCCTCTTCATCCTTTATCCCTACGTTTGgtcaagagaagaaaaatagaaatgaagtTCAAGATGTTTTCATCACCTGGGAATAAAAAATTCACCTCTGCTTTCTATTTGGCTCAATGCTGCAACTAATTCTCAATGTTCTGGAATTAAAACATACGACATAAGATCTGTGATTTTTCTCAGCAACAAATCAGGGGCATCAATATCATCCTCTCAATGATGATGTTGAGAAGAGCCAGCATTGAAACAAAGCTTTAGAGTTGAAGTAAAGCTAAAAGTTCAAAAGCAACCAAGATCCATGCTAAGACAAAATGGGTGTAACACAACCTTGATTGGTAAAAAATCAATGAACGGCCAAAATTTGATAGATAAGACACAGTGATCAAGAGCTAGACAATATGCCCATAAATAAAAGTGTTCCCACAAgtaaatgaagaaaatggaaCCGAAATAAACGCTGATCTTCAAAATTCTTCCTATTCTTTGTTGAATTTCTCTGACTGATTTTACTCTATCAAGTTCAGGAATTGATAAAGAAATTTGATCCACAGCAACATACTTTGGGAAAGGGGAGGGATCAGATATAAGGAAACCCGAGAAAGCCTTGTTCAGTAATGGAATCTCAGACTAGAAAGTAAGATCTTTGGGGTCTTCTATAATCTTGGCCAAGGTTTGCAAGAAAGAAGCCAGATCAGCACCATATATTACCCGATGATCTGCTGTAACATTCACCTGCAGATATTGCATGTTCCCAGCGTAAGAAACTgtaaaataaatccaaacacATGGTGTAGAAATTCTTAATTTGGGGAGAGAGATCTAAGGAAAATTACCTGCATCTGGTTCTTCATGCCAATCCGACCATCCTTGGTGGCAACAACGGTTGGTTCTGATGCTCCAACCGCCATGATTGCTCCCTGCAGAAAAACATGCAAATCAACATAATTATGTTTATCCTGATACAATTTAGTCCCCCTCATTCCATATCTGCCCCAAGCTATGAATTTTGCAGAGTGGAGAGGTTCAAATTCTGAGTTTAAATACTTACAGTTCCAGGTGGCAGAATTGCATCAAACCGATCCACACCAAACATTCCAAGGTTTGAAAGAGTGAAAGTACCTGCAAACCAGCAATCAAACATACATCTGAAATTAAACATGGATAGACTTGATGAAATAACAAGGTAGGAACCAAGGAATGGTCATGGCATGCCAATTTTAAAGACAAACAATAGGGATATTAGTACAGGATAATCAGAAGTGGCAAGAACTCTAAACCACATTGATTCCAGAATCATCTCAACTAGAAGTTGCAGAAACATTTTGAATCTATGAAAAGTTGCAACACACTCCATTACATACTAAACATGGAATGGTTTAATCCATCAAActaatacaattaaaacaagTTGCATTCAAACAGAATGGTCTAATCACTTTAGCATTGAAATATATTGGCACTCCATACTGCTCTGGTGAATGAGCAAGACATGAACTAACAGACTGAATTTGGAACTAAAGCCAAATGATCAAGCCAATCAAATTATTCTGGCAACTCATCAACCCTGAAGATCTGACAGaagcaacaaaagaaaaacaagcaGGAGAAAAGAGCAGATATTACACAACACCAGAAGTGAAGGGATTGGTTGATCTGTCATAATTGAGCCATATCTAAGggcaaaatgaaaacaatataagTAAAACTGCTGAAGAAACTAGGGAAAAATTGCAACAGCATTGCTCTACCATGCAATCAATCTTCACCATCACTTTGACccaaaacaataatttaattatgcTGCACATTGTCCTAGATAGACCCAGGTCTCCCTTCCATCCAGAAATTGAGCTACATGATTGCAGTGATGTGATCGTCTGGATTGGATTCAGGCCAAATTTACAGGAGCAGGGATGAATTTGGAGGCAGTTCAGGCATATCCTATAACAATGGCAACCCTTACCAAAACAGAATATCCTAATGAGGAAAGGAAGCATAGACAACTTCCATTTGCCCTATGAAGAAAGGGATACCTAAGTTTGAATTATGAAAGAGTATAACATCAAATCACTGGCTCTGCCATTTAGAAGGAGAAAGAAATAGGAACTGCTTTGAACCGGTAACCTTATTCACAAACCCTGTTTCCCATTATGTAACATTTAACTGCACAAAATGTTCTTCAGCATGAAACCCAACATCAATAATTCCACATTCTTTACaattaaaatttccatgaatataaaatttaaaacatctATCTTGCATGAGTAAAGGTGTTTGACTGGAAGAATATTGATATTGGAGAAAGAAAACAGCATCAGAAGGTGTCTATCTATATCTAATATATAGATATGAGCCATCAATTATTGCACAAGGAAACATCTTGTATGATGTAATGAGTGTGTAGGACGTAATGAGGATACCTGTATTGTATTCATGAGGTTGCAGCTGCTTTGCTCGGGCCTTGTCAACCAACTCCTTCCACTTTCTTGACAATGAATAAATGTCCACCTATAATAAATTGCAATTAATTTAACTCTTGAAAAGCCATAGGGTAGCCAAAATTAAGTTTAGCAAGAACAGATTAACAAACCTTATCAGCATCCTGAAGCACTGGTGTAATCAACCCACCATCTATGGCCACTGCAACCGCAATATTGATACTACTGTTATATGTAAAGCTCTTACCATCTCTGCAACTAGAGTTTACAACAGGATGTTTAACCAAAGCAAGTGCTGTTGCCTTTGCAAGTAATGCTGTCATCGTCACACCCTTTGACTTAATCTAGaagatattaatataaaatgcaTTAATAGCAGATAATGTCAATAAAATGACATAGTTGATCTCATTCTAAAGATCTTATGctattttactttaatttatttttcaggcATTTTGAAGTAAGCACCCGATGTAAAGGGGTTCATCACCAGAGAAATAtcctattaatttattttcagactTTTTACAAAAGCCTCCCACTTTTCTCAAAAAGCTCCatatatcaataaatatttcagTGAGAACTTGAAGAAATCAGTTATTGTGTTCGAAATTTAGATAttccaaaagaaaattttcttcaaaagtgAATTCAGTCCAAGGTGGGTAAAACAAAATTGATCACTTAGTATTTGTTGGCATACactatttgttttctatttttaaaattagaaagtaGCAgtaacatttatataaaatacaaaaactctTAGAGGCTTATATTGAAAAggtaatggttttaaaaattacttaaaaaaattgaggtatcaaaaaatttcactacctcaaattttcaaatttctgaAAGTGATTTCTAAAGATAAAAggtaaatctatatttttttgtacaaaatgtcatacttttatataaaaatttatgattttaaaaacaaaaaaacagaaaaaatgtatccaaatgaACACTTAATCTTTGGATTTGTTTAGCAGACTCAAAAGCAAAGGGGATTCGACTTTGGTGAGATTCCTCCAAGAATTATCCTTTCAGATCAATGGTTCGGATGATTCCTAAGGAACAACGTTCATTAAGGTATTGGGTGATATAAAACAAGTATGATCTTCTTAAGAATGATTACTATACTAATTTGGCTTGGGGAGATTGACAGGTTTGGGAAGAGAATTTTCAAGGTTCCAATTCCTTTTTTCATCTTACAAAGTACATCATTGACAATGAGTCTTGTATTCAATTTTAGGTCAAATTGTTGTGGGAATCAAGACCATTGTGTCAAATCTTTCCTCAATTCTCAAATGCTAAGGCTGCTGGACCATCAAGTTGTTATCCATTCTATTGATTTCCACCAACACCCAAATCTTAGGAAAACTCTAAGTTTGACATCtcttctcaatatttttcatGGAGTCAATATCTCATTCCATTCTCAATGAGCATATGTAGTCCTTGGAAATAATGGTATTGACTATAACAAATCTTACTTCAGTTATTGACCAAAAGAGGACTCCATGGAACTTCCACCCCTAAAACAATGCTTTCTGTGGATATTTATTTCTTATGCAAAAGAAGCAACAAGACTAGAAGCCATTTCATTCTATATTGCTCCTTCACTCTAGACCTGTGGTAGAAACTGTATGCTACTGTGGGTTCGAGTTGGATTTCTCTGCAAAATGTTTATTTGATGTCTGCTGCTGGTTTATGGGGATTTGGTAGAAGAGGTAGAAACAACATTTTGTAGCCTTGAAGTAGTTTAGGCTTTGAAGAGTGCCACACCATTGGGATAAAATCATTCTTCTTGCCTATCTTTCAGTTACTGCTCActctttaacatattttaagGGATTGGGAGGCGGTATGAAGGACTACGAATATGCTTCTGAAATCAATGCCTAAGTGGAGTCTTTCCTTGGGGTGGTTGGGATGTAACTTCAACAGGTGTTTATTTAGGCAATATGGGCCTGATTGTGAGTTGTCTATAAAGCCTATTTGAAAGTGAAACTGGTTTTCTCTATCCTTAAGAGATAGAGAACTGCAATAAAGACAAAGGCCCTAGCTCCCCCAGGGTACTTGGAGAATCCAGTTTAATGGGAAAGTGGACAATCATCAAATGGCTTTGGAGAACACATTGGGTTCTTGAAGATTGATTTACCTATAGGAGAAGTAGAGATACACACATCTAGAATGGACATTTTTAACTGGGTTTCAGGTATAAAAAGTGTCAAACTCTagaatactaacaaaaacaagTGAATCAAATGTGGTAGTAAAAATCCTAAAGTATGGAAATACAATAAATTTAGCTCTTTCtgctgaaaattttaattacttgttGCAAAGTGTAAACCAAAGCAAATATAGATAACCAAATTGATGTTGAAAGTCCTAAATTATGTGTATACTACCAACACATCGTATACATCCTAGATTATATTAAAGCTATTATCAATTAACCATTTTCTTGCCTGGAAGTGAATAAAATGTCCTACCTTCTTGTAGAGGGCATCAAGAGCATCAGTACTTATGGTGTACCCAACTCTAAAAGTTGGCACAGTAAGACTATCAACCATGTTCCGACTAACTGCGCCTTGCATTGTGGTAAACGGCACCACCGTCCCCAACTCAATCCCCGTGCTCGCCGGGACTTTAACCGGAGCCGAGCTAGGGCTGGGCTTCGGATCCTCCGCTGCAACACTCACTCCAGCAGCAGCTGCAGCTTCGACATCCTTGGCCACAATTCTCCCCATTGGACCACTCCCGATCACATTCCCCAAATCCACATTCAACTCCTTCGCGAGCTTCTTCGCATACGGCGACGCCACAATCCTCTTCCCTCCCTCTGACGCAGGATGTGCCGAAGACGCCATCTTCGCCACAGTCACCGTCGCCGCAGCCTTCACTGGAGCGGCCTTCTCCGGAGCCCCCACGGCCTTCTCTGGAGCCGCCGCCGCCGCAGGCGACGGAGAAGACGAAGACGGCGAAGTATTGGCCTTGGACCTGGCTTCCGCGATCTCATCCTCGGTCTCGGCGAGCAGAGCGATGGCGGAGCCGACGGCGGCGACGCCACCCTCCTCCACCATAATTGCCGCCAAGTAGCCGTCGTAGAAGGTCTCGACGTCCATGTCGGCCTTGTCAGACTCAACCACGACGACGCTCTCGCCCTTGGAGAGCTTGTCGCCTTCGGACTTGACCCAGGACACGATCTTCCCTTCGGTCATGGTGGAGCTGAGCGCCGGCATGAAGATCTCCCGGATCTTAGCCTGAATGGTGGTCCGTTTGTTGCCAGAAATGTGGATCGCCGGAGAGGACGTAGGGTTGCGGCGGAGGGCGGTGGAGGAGGAGGGAACGAAGGAGGTGCCGAGGTGGAGAAGTTGAGACATTTTGTTGGTCTCTCAGAGCTATGGAGATAGGGAGAGACTgaactaaggaagaagaagaaatggaggGGTACCGTTTTATTAAGGAACAGTTGTCGTTTGATGGTACCTCGAGTGTATCGAATGGAGGCGGAAGTCTCAACCACCTTACCGGTGAATGTGATGGTTTGTGTTTGGTTCGATACCTTAACTAATTCATTCAATGGCGTTTTTattgagttttgggtcaaaatggcccatttatataaaaaaatattggatatAACCAttctattaaatttatattcaaattagtCTCTTTTGTGCCACATAGccaaatacatattttttttcaaaattttaattaaaacttcaattgaCAACTGAAGCTAAGGattcaatttttgaactaaagccgAAATTATCAAttgagactttattttttaattaaagccTCAATTGGTAAAtaagacttcattttttaaactaaaacctCAATTGTCAATTAAAGTttcagttaatttttttttattttaaaatttaattaaaaaatattaaattataatttattattaaaattaaaaatatattttaataataaattatttatatttaagctTAAGAATATgatattacttcaataaacataaattgataaatagaagatataataaatcaatattttatttattaataaattaataattttaaaataataaatttatataacatataaataagatataaaattatataatttattaatttaagatatttaattttttgttttttaagatattaatttatttatattatgaaaaatttatttttattgaaataatagtatactccTAAACCATAGTTGTCAACTGAGGctttagttaatattttttttttttttactttcaaatttaattaaaaactattaaattacaacctattattgaaattaaaaatatatactttaataataaattatttatatttaaacttaaaaatatagtattacttcaataaacataaattggtaaatataatacaataaattaataatcttaaaataataaattatatgacaTACAAATAagctataaaattttataatttattaatttaagatatttaattttttattttttaagatattaatttatttgtattataaaaaatttatctttatcgaaataatagtatactcttaagtttccataaatagattttttgacataattagttaatgaaattaattagaaaaagtttacttcaaaatataatttttagtagtttcatcaaagtcacaaaaaatatccactaaACATCTATATGctaggaaatatatatatatatacacaaggAGAGAACCTATGGATACCTATGGATAAATTtgacataatataaataaattaatatcttaaaaaaacaacaaattaaatatcttaaattaataaattaaacaattttatcATGTAATGTAGAGctataaatttctaatagaTATTATCACAATTGAATTTGAGTTTtgttaataattgttttttatgatgtTAAAAGGCACACCCAGGAGCATCTCAGCTCAAATACAAACCTATTAGAAATTATAATAAGTTGTCCATTCTTCTTGGAAAAGATCGAGCAACAGAAAGTCTTGTTGCAAGTGCAAAAGAAAGACAACTTCGTTAGGCCTAGGAACAAAATTTGGATGACACAATTCCATTAGGATCATCACAATATGGGATCAGAAATGTAACATTTGCTTATGTTGAAAATGAAGCAACAACTAAGACATATTTCTCAACTGTAAATGCATCTGTTTCTGCACCAAAGTCaaacaaggaaacaaaaaagtgaaaagCAAAATATGCTAACATTGTAAGTGCAGAATTAAGGTCAATTAGAGTTGGAATGaagactaaaattatttttaaaaaattatcttgacacttcaaaagaaatatatatatatatatatatataaaagaatatttaaaagttTGACCTTCATGTGTTAATCCATCTCCAATAATAATTGTATGGGTACTATTGGTGTAAACTTCTTGTATTACATAAGGCCCATATCACTTTAATTTAGGTTTGATAGGATGTTAACTCCCACTTGATAGATTTGTATTTACCCTTTATGAATCACacctaatatattttttcttactttgttTCGCTTAAGAAATaactaaaaagtaaaatatttagattatgtttaattcttgaaaattttgaagaaaaatatgagagaaagaaagtaaagatgaaaagttttaaagaaagaaaaaataaaaaataaaaaaataaatttaaaattttgcacattcctaatcaaattttgagtcatcaatgaagaaaaaagctatcaataacaacaataaagacaacaatttttaaacaggaaaacaaaaaaactaaaaaaaatgatccagTTCCTTACTAAAAGTGTTTCAAGATATCAACACATGCATACACACCAAAAGAACATGAGATAAATCAATACATAGTGATCCTCGTGTTTTTACCTGAGAAAACCATTATTTTGGTCCATAATTGCATCAGTCAGTGCTTAGCTTGTAAAACTCTTCGTAACAGTTCATCGCAGTATACCAACAAACCATTTTATTAAGATACTTCCTTCCTCAGGGAATAGTTCAGAGAACCCCAACAAAGAACATCCCAAATCTTGGGAATTGTTCAGAGAACTACAACAAAGACAATCCAAAATCAGTCCATCCATCTGCTGATCATCCTGCAGAAGAAGGGTCTTCTTATTTCATTCTTAGTGGTTCAGAAACACATTGAATTCGCTGTATCAAGCCACATTCATAAGTTTCAGAACTAATATGTATGACATTGTTTACCAGGTACTCCTGCCACGGAACAACTATAGTATAAACCTTTTACCACCATTCATTGTTTCCCCAAATATTGATGCATGTATCTGCGTCCCTCGGCCCAATCAACAACCACGCTGATACAAAATGAAAGCATGCTTCAACACAATCTCCTCCGAGCAAAAGGGTTAGAAGTAATTGATATGTCCTGTGTCCTTCCAGCCAGACAATCCTCAATGCTGCATCACAAAACCCACATATTATCACCAATTAAACTTGTTCAAGCTTTAAATAAATATGGCAACCT is drawn from Vitis riparia cultivar Riparia Gloire de Montpellier isolate 1030 chromosome 18, EGFV_Vit.rip_1.0, whole genome shotgun sequence and contains these coding sequences:
- the LOC117907742 gene encoding dihydrolipoyllysine-residue acetyltransferase component 5 of pyruvate dehydrogenase complex, chloroplastic, giving the protein MSQLLHLGTSFVPSSSTALRRNPTSSPAIHISGNKRTTIQAKIREIFMPALSSTMTEGKIVSWVKSEGDKLSKGESVVVVESDKADMDVETFYDGYLAAIMVEEGGVAAVGSAIALLAETEDEIAEARSKANTSPSSSSPSPAAAAAPEKAVGAPEKAAPVKAAATVTVAKMASSAHPASEGGKRIVASPYAKKLAKELNVDLGNVIGSGPMGRIVAKDVEAAAAAGVSVAAEDPKPSPSSAPVKVPASTGIELGTVVPFTTMQGAVSRNMVDSLTVPTFRVGYTISTDALDALYKKIKSKGVTMTALLAKATALALVKHPVVNSSCRDGKSFTYNSSINIAVAVAIDGGLITPVLQDADKVDIYSLSRKWKELVDKARAKQLQPHEYNTGTFTLSNLGMFGVDRFDAILPPGTGAIMAVGASEPTVVATKDGRIGMKNQMQVNVTADHRVIYGADLASFLQTLAKIIEDPKDLTF